The candidate division KSB1 bacterium region AGAGCTTTGTGCCTTGCGGATCCCAGCGGACCGAGCTCGAGATGCGACCGAAAGTGGTCAGGAGATGCGGCTGCAGCGGGTTGCGGACGCCGATCAGCGAAACGTTGGCCGACGTCGCCACGGCCACGAGGGTGTCGAGGACGACCGCGTCACGGACTTGCCCGGCGAGGGCCAGATTCGTGCGCCAGACCGGATCGGAGGGATCCGTTGATTCAATAATCACCAACCCGGTGGCACCGCCTGCGCAATAGGCAAAGCCGCCGCTGACATCCACGGTGGCGAGGGCGGGGACGCCCGGCGCAACCTGGCCGATAATCATGGGCGAGGCCGGATCGCTGACATCCACGACGGCGAAATTGTTGTTTCCTACGCAATACACCCGGTCTGCGACCCCCCGCAACCCGGTTCGCGGGGTCATGTTCAGGCTGCCCAAGGGCTCCAGCGGCTGCGCAACTGCGAACTGAAGTGCGGTCGTCAGGGCCAGAACTCCGGTCAACAACAGGCGATTGTGGGCGATTCTCCGCGGCATTAGGGGACTCCGTTCGACTACCGGAAACGTACTCATTTCTGACGCGAAATGCAAGCGTAAGGGGTGTGCTCTGCTGAGTTTGCAGCTTGCATGCCGTCACAGCTTTTCGTATATTCGGCATCACAATGGTGCCTATCCACCGCAAATCAGCAATTCCCAAGCCACTCCGACGGCGCCTCGTGACCAGTCCGATGCCGAGCTGTGCGTGAGTCCGAGCGCGCCCGTGCCGCGCTGCTCCCGGCCGTGATGGCGGTCTCTTCGGCCGCGATCTTCGTGCGGATGGCCGATGCCCCGGCGATGGCGACGGCGTTCTGGCGAGGTGCGATCGCGGGGGCATGCTTTCTACCGTTATTGCTGCTGCCGAAGTTCCGCGCGGAACTCAGAAATCTGCCGGGGAAGACCGCGGGACAAATTGCGGCCGCGACCATGGTCATCGCGCTGCATCAAATTTGCTTCATCTCGAGCCTGAAGTTCACTTCCGTCGCCGCGGCCACGTTTTTGACCTCCATGCAGCCGATGTTCACCGCGTTCTTCGGTTGGGTGTTGCTGAAGGAGGCCGTGAGCGCGCGGGCGCTGCTGGCGATCTGCGGCGCGTTGGGCGGTGTGGCGCTGATCGCGCTGTCGAGCGGCGGCGAATTCGCCATGACGGGAAATCTGTTAGCGATCGCGGCGGCGATCCTCGCATCGCTGTACTCGATTGCCGCGAGAAAGCTGCGCCAGAACACGCCACTCGTCCCGTACATGACGACGGTACACATTTCAGGAACCCTCTTCCTGTTCGTGCTCACACAGCTGTTCGCGATTCCGCTGACCGGGTTCAGCAACGCGAGCTGGACGAGCCTGGCGCTGCTAGGATTGGTGCCGACGCTGATCGGACATTCGCTGCTCACGTATTCGATCGGGCATCTGCGGGCCTTTGTGGTCAACGCCGCCGTGCTGGGCGAACCGGTGGGGGCGACAATTCTGGCGGCGATCTTCATGCGTGAAATACCGCCGCTGC contains the following coding sequences:
- a CDS encoding DMT family transporter, producing the protein MRESERARAALLPAVMAVSSAAIFVRMADAPAMATAFWRGAIAGACFLPLLLLPKFRAELRNLPGKTAGQIAAATMVIALHQICFISSLKFTSVAAATFLTSMQPMFTAFFGWVLLKEAVSARALLAICGALGGVALIALSSGGEFAMTGNLLAIAAAILASLYSIAARKLRQNTPLVPYMTTVHISGTLFLFVLTQLFAIPLTGFSNASWTSLALLGLVPTLIGHSLLTYSIGHLRAFVVNAAVLGEPVGATILAAIFMREIPPLLTLLGGAVIVGCILWIVLEKDVPVVETQMD